The Streptomyces sp. NBC_00440 genome contains a region encoding:
- the rapZ gene encoding RNase adapter RapZ: MSDEQERDGADVSTGSAGTGTPAETAEAAIPELVIISGMSGAGRSTAAKCLEDLGWFVVDNLPPALIPTMVELGARSQGNVARIAVVVDVRGRRFFDNLRQSLADLAAKQVTRRIVFLESSDDALVRRFESVRRPHPLQGDGRITDGIAAERDLLRELRGDADLVIDTSSLNVHELRAKMDAQFAGDEEPELRATVMSFGYKYGLPVDADLVVDCRFLPNPHWVPELRPFTGLNEEVSAYVFNQPGAKEFLNQYSELLQIIATGYRREGKRYVTIAVGCTGGKHRSVAMSEKLAARLASEGIETVLVHRDMGRE; this comes from the coding sequence ATGAGTGATGAGCAGGAACGGGACGGAGCAGACGTGAGTACGGGCAGTGCGGGCACGGGCACACCGGCCGAGACCGCGGAAGCAGCCATTCCGGAGCTGGTGATCATCTCCGGAATGAGCGGCGCCGGGCGTTCCACCGCGGCGAAGTGCCTGGAGGACCTGGGCTGGTTCGTCGTCGACAACCTCCCGCCCGCGCTGATCCCCACCATGGTCGAGCTCGGCGCCCGCTCACAGGGCAACGTGGCCCGTATCGCCGTGGTCGTCGACGTACGCGGCCGCCGGTTCTTCGACAACCTGCGCCAGTCCCTCGCGGACCTGGCCGCCAAGCAGGTCACCCGGCGGATCGTCTTCCTGGAGTCGTCCGACGACGCGCTGGTGCGCCGCTTCGAATCGGTCCGCAGACCGCACCCCCTCCAGGGGGACGGCCGGATCACCGACGGCATCGCCGCCGAACGCGACCTGCTGCGCGAGCTGCGCGGTGACGCCGACCTGGTGATCGACACCTCCAGCCTCAACGTGCACGAACTGCGGGCCAAGATGGACGCCCAGTTCGCCGGCGACGAGGAGCCCGAGCTCCGGGCGACGGTGATGTCCTTCGGATACAAGTACGGACTCCCGGTCGACGCGGACCTCGTCGTCGACTGCCGGTTCCTGCCCAACCCGCACTGGGTCCCCGAGCTGCGCCCCTTCACCGGCCTCAACGAGGAGGTGTCCGCGTACGTCTTCAACCAGCCGGGCGCCAAGGAGTTCCTCAACCAGTACAGCGAGCTGCTCCAGATCATCGCCACCGGCTACCGGCGCGAGGGCAAGCGCTACGTGACCATCGCCGTCGGCTGTACCGGCGGCAAGCACCGCTCCGTGGCGATGTCCGAGAAGCTCGCCGCCCGGCTGGCGTCGGAAGGGATCGAGACGGTGCTGGTCCATCGCGACATGGGGCGCGAGTGA